In Campylobacter massiliensis, the DNA window TTACCTGCATTCAAATTTGACGAACTACCGCGTAAAATTTAATAAAATTAAAGAAATATGAGTCAAATTTAACGAACTATCCGTGTAAGATTTAATGAAATTAAAGAAGTGTGAGTCAAATTTGACGCAGACAAAACGCGTCAAATTTGATGAGATTAATCGCCCCGCCAAAGCGAGCGGAGCGGATAAATTTAGAAGCTGTATTTTAGCCTGTCGCCCGCGTAATAAGCAAGCTTCCAGGTCGGAGTTTGTTTTAGGTCTTTAAAGCCGTAGCCGCGAGCCTTGACTCTGTCGCCGTAGATCTTCTCTATCATAGCCGATTCGCCTACTAGCAGCGCCTTTGTAGAACACATTGCCGCACAAACCGGCACCTTTCCTTCGGAAATTCTATCCTGTCCGTACTCTTCACGCTCGGCTTCGCTATTTGTCGGTAGCGGACCGCCTGCGCACATCGTGCACTTATCCATCGAACCTTTGGCGCCAAACACTCCCTCGCGCGGAAACTGAGGCGCGCCGAACGGACACGCGTATAGACAGTATCCGCAGCCGATGCAGATATCTTTGTCGTGTAGCACGACGCCGTCGGCTCTGATGTAAAAACAATCGACCGGGCAAACCAGCGAGCACGGAGCGTCCTCGCAGTGCATGCAAGCTATCGAGGTTGATATTTCCTTGCCGGGTACGCCCTCGTTTAGCGTGATGACGCGGCGGCGGCGGATACCAAGAGGCAGCTCGTGAGCCTCGTCGCAAGCCACCGCGCAGCCGTTACAGTCGATACATCTATCGTCGTCGCAGTAAAATTTAAGTCTATTATTATCGTTAAATTCGCTCATTTTACGCCTTTTCTATGCGGCATAGACCGCCTTTTGTTTCTGGAATTTGAGTGACTATATCGTAGCCGTAGTTGGTGACGGTATTTGCGCTCTCGCCTACTGCATAAGGCTTCGTGCCGTCAGGGAAATTGCCCGTCATATCGACGCCCTGCATGTGTCCCGCCCAGTGAAACGGCAAGAAAATCATATCAGGCTTGACCGACGGTACGATTCTAGCGCGTACCTTGATTTTCGTGCCTTCAGGCGAATGAATCCATACGAAATCCCAGTTTTTAATGCCGTGTTTAGCCGCAAGCTCAGGGTGGATATCCGCAAACATCTCAGGCGTGATACGCGATAGATACATACTAGCGCGCGTCTCCATGCCCGCGCCGCTAAAGTTTACGAGACGAGCCGTGACTAGATTTATCGGGAATTCTTTCGAGAAGTCCTTACTTAACTGCAGGCTCTTATATTTCGTAAATACGCGGTAGTGATTCGGCTTATCCTCAAAGCTCGGATACTTCTGCGCAAGGTCTTGGCGCTGCGAGTGGATAGGTTCTCTGTGCTGCGGTATCTGATCGACGAAGGTCCAAACTACCGCTCTGGCTCTTGCGTTGCCGTACGGAGCGATGCCCTTTTCCATGCATTTTTCGGCGATTATGTTGCTAGCGTCGGTTGCCCACGTCGCTCCCATTTTTTCGCGCTCTTCATCTGTTAGCGTGATGCCTAGTATCTTTTCGATGTTAT includes these proteins:
- the fdh3B gene encoding formate dehydrogenase FDH3 subunit beta codes for the protein MSEFNDNNRLKFYCDDDRCIDCNGCAVACDEAHELPLGIRRRRVITLNEGVPGKEISTSIACMHCEDAPCSLVCPVDCFYIRADGVVLHDKDICIGCGYCLYACPFGAPQFPREGVFGAKGSMDKCTMCAGGPLPTNSEAEREEYGQDRISEGKVPVCAAMCSTKALLVGESAMIEKIYGDRVKARGYGFKDLKQTPTWKLAYYAGDRLKYSF